One segment of Sphingomonas qomolangmaensis DNA contains the following:
- a CDS encoding cation-translocating P-type ATPase, producing the protein MPVTKDTAAEMHGLTSAEAAARLLAEGPNELPRTGDRSVLRIARDVLKEPMLALLLAGGVAYLLLGSLGEALILLAFATFSVVVTIVQETRTEHVLEALRDLSAPSARVVRNGEQRAIPGREVVRGDLLLLEPGDRIAADALLQSAIDLQVDESLLTGESVAVGKLASAAPGDHRPGGEDQPFIYSGSMVTRGSGSALVTATGAATEIGRIGQSLASLDTEAPRLRIETAHIVRLCAIGGALVASAVILLYGLLRGGWIDAVLAGIAIGMAMLPEEFPVVLTIFLAMGAWRIGQAGVLTRRAAAIETLGSATILCTDKTGTLTENRMAVATLWLPDGSTLTPLADIAVGEPFEALLKAGTLASAPHPVDPMEVAIAAVQPPSPSDAVLVHGYGLRPDLFAMANVWRSGDAAATVAAKGAPEAIADLCRLPYEARERLLAAVNMMAARGLRVLAVASATASDTALPEDLHAFAFELLGLIGLADPVRPGIAEAVSAFRAAGLRVVMITGDYATTARAIATQAGIARGEVVTGAQLAAIDDADLARRLPAIAVFARIMPEQKLRIVEAFKAAGEIVAMTGDGVNDAPSLKSAHIGIAMGKRGTDVAREASAIVLLDDDFAAVVSAIGLGRRIYDNIRKAMAFIFAIHVPIAGLALLPLALGLPILFGPIHIALLEMVIDPVCALVFEAERAEEDSMRRPPRPASERLFSLPMIAWSVTQGGIAFALLAGLFVIESHVGMPEQEVRALIFFALLASMVALILVNRSYGTSLRAMFGQQNKALRYVLATLVAVTLLILFVAPLQTLLRFEQLHASDLGVALAVGVVLLAILELLKPAANRAILEHQRARIG; encoded by the coding sequence ATGCCTGTCACCAAAGACACCGCCGCCGAGATGCACGGCCTCACGTCCGCCGAGGCTGCCGCACGGCTGCTGGCCGAAGGGCCGAACGAACTGCCGCGCACCGGCGATCGTTCGGTGCTGCGCATCGCCCGCGACGTGCTCAAGGAGCCGATGCTCGCGCTGCTCCTGGCGGGCGGCGTCGCCTATCTCTTGCTCGGCAGCCTGGGCGAAGCACTGATCCTGCTCGCCTTCGCAACCTTCTCGGTGGTGGTTACGATCGTGCAGGAAACGCGGACCGAGCATGTGCTCGAAGCGCTTCGCGACCTGTCGGCGCCCAGCGCGCGTGTCGTCCGGAACGGCGAACAGCGCGCGATTCCGGGCCGCGAAGTCGTGCGCGGCGACCTGCTGCTGCTCGAACCGGGCGACCGGATCGCCGCCGACGCGCTGCTGCAATCGGCGATCGACCTGCAGGTCGATGAATCGCTGCTCACCGGCGAATCGGTCGCGGTGGGCAAGCTGGCATCGGCAGCGCCCGGGGATCACCGCCCGGGCGGTGAGGACCAGCCCTTTATCTATTCGGGATCGATGGTCACGCGCGGCAGCGGGTCTGCGCTGGTCACCGCGACCGGCGCAGCTACCGAGATCGGTCGGATCGGCCAATCGCTCGCAAGCCTCGATACCGAGGCGCCGCGGCTGCGCATCGAAACCGCGCACATCGTCCGGCTATGCGCGATCGGCGGCGCTTTGGTAGCGAGCGCGGTGATCCTACTCTACGGGCTGCTCCGCGGCGGCTGGATCGACGCCGTGCTCGCGGGAATCGCGATCGGCATGGCGATGCTGCCCGAGGAGTTCCCCGTCGTGCTGACGATCTTCCTGGCGATGGGCGCCTGGCGCATCGGCCAGGCGGGCGTGCTGACCCGGCGCGCCGCGGCGATCGAGACGCTGGGATCGGCGACGATCCTGTGCACCGACAAGACCGGCACGCTGACGGAAAACCGCATGGCGGTCGCCACGCTTTGGCTGCCCGACGGTTCGACGCTGACGCCGCTCGCCGACATCGCGGTGGGCGAACCGTTCGAGGCGCTGCTCAAGGCAGGTACGCTCGCGAGCGCGCCGCACCCGGTCGACCCGATGGAAGTCGCGATCGCCGCGGTACAGCCGCCCTCCCCCAGCGACGCCGTGCTCGTCCATGGCTACGGCCTTCGCCCCGACCTGTTCGCCATGGCCAATGTCTGGCGATCGGGCGATGCCGCAGCGACCGTCGCCGCCAAGGGCGCACCCGAGGCGATCGCCGATCTCTGTCGCCTGCCCTACGAAGCCCGCGAAAGGCTGCTCGCCGCGGTCAACATGATGGCCGCGCGCGGGCTTCGCGTCCTGGCGGTCGCATCGGCCACCGCCAGCGACACCGCGCTACCTGAGGACCTCCACGCCTTCGCTTTCGAGCTGCTCGGCCTGATCGGGCTCGCCGATCCCGTTCGACCGGGGATTGCCGAGGCGGTGTCGGCCTTCCGCGCCGCCGGGCTGCGCGTGGTCATGATCACCGGCGACTATGCCACCACCGCGCGCGCGATCGCCACCCAGGCGGGGATCGCGCGCGGCGAGGTCGTCACCGGCGCCCAACTCGCCGCGATCGACGATGCCGACCTCGCCCGCCGGCTGCCTGCAATCGCGGTGTTCGCGCGGATCATGCCCGAACAAAAGCTGCGCATCGTCGAAGCCTTCAAGGCCGCGGGCGAAATCGTCGCGATGACCGGCGACGGCGTCAACGATGCGCCGTCGCTCAAATCGGCGCATATCGGCATCGCGATGGGCAAGCGCGGCACCGATGTCGCGCGCGAAGCCTCGGCGATCGTGCTGCTCGACGACGATTTCGCCGCGGTCGTATCGGCGATCGGGCTGGGCCGCCGGATCTACGACAATATCCGCAAGGCGATGGCGTTCATCTTCGCGATCCATGTGCCGATCGCCGGCCTTGCCCTGCTCCCGCTGGCGCTTGGCCTGCCGATCCTGTTCGGCCCGATCCACATCGCGTTGCTCGAAATGGTGATCGATCCGGTCTGCGCGCTCGTGTTTGAGGCCGAGCGTGCCGAGGAGGACAGCATGCGCCGACCCCCGAGACCCGCGAGCGAACGGCTCTTCTCGCTCCCGATGATCGCGTGGAGCGTAACCCAGGGCGGCATCGCCTTCGCCTTGCTAGCGGGCTTGTTCGTCATCGAAAGCCACGTCGGCATGCCCGAACAAGAGGTGCGCGCGCTCATCTTCTTCGCATTGCTCGCCTCGATGGTTGCGCTGATCTTGGTGAACCGGTCCTACGGCACCTCATTGCGCGCGATGTTCGGCCAGCAGAACAAGGCGCTGCGCTATGTGTTGGCGACGCTGGTGGCGGTGACGCTGTTGATCCTCTTCGTCGCGCCGCTGCAGACGCTGCTCCGCTTCGAGCAGCTTCACGCGAGCGACCTCGGCGTTGCGCTGGCGGTTGGCGTAGTGCTGCTCGCGATCCTCGAACTGCTCAAGCCCGCGGCAAATCGCGCGATCCTAGAGCACCAGCGTGCCCGCATCGGCTAG